From the genome of Leishmania panamensis strain MHOM/PA/94/PSC-1 chromosome 4 sequence:
caagagcgagcgagtgagagGAAAGGGTGGGGTGCGGTGAGGCCAGTGACTGAGGAGGAAGGTGAGGGCACGCAGGCGGAGACACACCCGATCCACGGCAAGGGGAGCACGAAAAGGGCGATATAAAATGCAGTGAGGGACGATACGGCTTCCTTCAGTGGAATGTAGGCTGAGAGGCGAGCGTATGAGTGAGTGCGTGaaccagagagagagagagaggggctgGGGCGGCGCTACGCACAGCAAccagtgcccccccctcccccccaacATGGCaacaaccgcagcagctgcagggggGCTGCTTCGATGTGCGTGAAGGCACCGTCGTGGATTGATAACCGCTTCGTGCATCCGCACGACAGGCGGATATATAagacccccaccccaccccagcAGGAAAGAACAGCAGCGAGTGAAAGATGAATGgcaaaaggagaaagggagggtgAGAGCACAGGGCTGGAGAACGAGCTATGACGGTGCAAAGCCTGACTCgacaaagcagcagccgtcgtAGAGGTAGTATCAGCAGCGATTCCACTACCGCCCAAACGATGAGAGCGGGCAGCTGAGCCATGAAGGAATAATGGCCCACCCAGTTTCACGAGATGCGtcgcctctccaccctcGCGTGATGCACGTCGCTTCTCAAGTGCGCTAGAACTCTCCCTCATCGTTGTCAGTGCACGACAGGTGTatctgccgccgcgcagaGTGTGCAGCTTTCTTCGTTTTAAGTTCGCctagagaggaggaaagagggatcTCGGCGAATGAGTAGGAGGAGATGAACAGACATGTTGAGGGAGActagggggaggggaggggggggcagatCTACTAAGCCAAGGGTTTTGACTACTTACATCAAGCACACTCGCATACGCTAAGGAaaacacccacccacctacacacacagacagacacaacgcacgtctgtctgtctctaCTGGACTCGAGCATACAACGGGACGGTTCCCTCGCCGTCAGACTCATGCATGCGCGATGTTCGTCTAGAGGGCGTCGTCACGCGCAcactttccttctcccctacGCGCCGAATTACGGTCGCAGCATCGAGTAGGCAACATCCATGACATCGGCCTCAATGCGCGGGTACGTCGCGTGGTGGGCGAGCACGCGCTTGCACACATCGATTGCCTTCACCGGCTCGCCGCCGCGTAGGTAGTTGAAGCCAAGTTTGTACCCGACAGCCGGGTCGGACTCCTGGACCAGCTCCCACGCTTTCTGGTAACACCGAGAGGCTTCCTTGTGCTTCTTCTGCCGCTCGTAGATCATGCCGAGGGCATTCCAGCCAGCACCGCAGCTTTGGTTTGCAGTCAgcacctgccgcagcacaaATCGAGCATCCTCCAGCTGACTTACCTGCGTGTCCATGTATGCTTGTAACAGCATTGCACGCTCGACTGTGTCGTCCTCAGAGCAGTTGATGATCGCGATCGGAGGAGAGATAATGACCGGGGCggacggcgcagcggtgtcaTTCGACGAGGCGTCGCCCTTGTTCTGGTCCGCCGGCATCACCGCCTGCACCCGTGTCACGACATTTTTGCTCTCCAGCAACCTTGCCAGCACGTTGCGCGCGGCCGTCTCCTGCCCAGAAACGAAGAGGGTGATGGCCAGCCCGAGAAACGCCGCTGGGTGCACCACCGTGCACTGCAGTGCAAAGGCGagtgtggcggtgctgttgccgctgccgctgacgcgctgcgccgctgcctcgtgCATGCTGGCAAGCAGTTGGaggtcctcgtcgtcgtcctctgAGTCGCTGTTTCCGACATGCCGCGACGGcttcgctgctcctgcgACGGCACTCTTGTTGTGGTTACCACTGCTGTGCCTTTCCTCGCCTGCTGTCGCTCCGCTCCGCGCTTTGGTGCCGGACACGCCGCCCGTCTCGGCAGCCACGATGCACTCGAGGAATAAGTGCAGAGCCGTGTCGAGCTCCTCGGGGCGTCGCGTCGCCATTGCGCAGTATGCCTGAAGAATGCGTCTCTCCTCGCTATAcacgggcagcagcaacaataACTGTTCTGCGTAGCGAATGCTATCGTGCAGGTCCGTACCACCGGTCACGGCGCCCATCGGCAAAGCCGCTGAGGAGGATTTGTTCGAGGGCAGCGACTtgcggtgctgttgctgctgagtgggcgaggaggctgccgctgcggctgggcTAGCGCTTCGCACCCACAGATCCTGGGTAGTTGGCACCAGGTAAATCCGAATCATGCGCACCAGAGCGCGCGTACACCACGGGTTGTCGGCTGGCAGACGTGCCAAGTTGAAGTgtcgcagcgcctcggcgtTGCTGTTGCAGAAGTGCTCGTAGAGGCCGCGTGCGTAGCTCAGGCCTGGGTCGACTCGCTGGCCCGCCGGtacagctgccgccgctctgtCCAGCGCGTCCTTGGCCTCCGTGAGCTGTCCAGCATGATAGAGCAGGACGAGGTAGTAGACCAGAGCTTCGTAGTGCTGGGGGGTCTTCTTCAGGAGGCCCTCAAACATCTCCCGTGCGTCCTCGGGGCGACCCTGCTGCGAGTACAGATTTGCCAGCAGTATCACTGCCTCTGCATTGCTCGTACTGCCGCCGGCCatgtgcagcaccgtcttGCAGTGTCGCTCACACCCGTCCGTGTCTTTGGTTCGGTAGCAGAGCTGCGCCGACTCGAGATGGGCGCGCTCGTTAGACTCATCGTATGTGATGGCCTCTCGCAGGTACTCTCGCGCGTTCGTCAGGCGGACCGCAACAGCGGACTGGatcgccagcgccgcagcagcctctATCTTCTTGTCTGTCATGATGATCGAGGcgggaggcggcgctggggtGCTGTACATGCACCGCACGCCAAGCTCCGTGCAGATGCCCGACATGACGACGCGCTGCTCGGCGCTCACGTTGGCTGTTTcggcacgcagctgctgctcgaggaggcgctgttGCAGCGATCGGGCCCTTAAAAGGGCCGTGAGagccgcgtcgccgtcgccaccggtGTCGGCGGTGCCTTGCGCGCTAAGCGGGACCGTCCACGGctgatcgcgcagcaccttgtACAGGAGGAGGTAAAGGTTGATCCGCTCAATCGCCGTCCCTGCCGTTTCTTCAGACCCTGCCACTACTGAGGGTGCCAACCCTGCCTCAGTGCCGCTTGTGGAGGACAGATCGTACACGGGCGACAGCATAATAGTCTCGCGCGCCGCGTCGATGCGGCCCAGCCTCCACTGCAACATGGCAAGGTCGGTCCGCACAGTGGAGAGGTGCGGGTCGGACATGAGCGCGTCCTGATAGTATTGGATTGCCTTGGCGTAGTCGTGCGCCGCGACGAGAGCGCGGCCGACGCGCACAGACAGCTCGTTGCTCGACGGCGAGAGCGCCTTGGCTTTCTCGTAGGCCGCGATCGCCTGCTCTGGCTCCTGAACTGTGGCGTAGGCTTCGCCCAGCGCCACGTAGCTcggcgctgacggcgccGCTTCGGCCATCTCTTGGAAGCACCGGATGTACATCGCCACGTTGTGCTTCTGAGTGAGGAAGAGCTTGCCAAGCTGCGAGTGAGCAGCGATGTAGAACTCGCTCTTGCTCGgcacctgccgcagcagctcaatGCTCTTGTCCACGTCTGTACGCGCGGCCAGCATCGCCTGGGCAATGGCGACGCGGCCCACCTGGGTGGAGTCCCGGAACTTGAAAGCCGCCTCCATCAGTGTTGTGCGGGCCGCGTCCACgtcgcgcacacgcagctgcgcctgcgcgagcTGGAGGTATAGAGTCACAAGCTCCGGCACGCTGAGCGACTGCATCGGCTTGCCCGAGGAGGACGTGGTGACCGCGCTCTTCACCGTGTCGTAGGCGCGCTGCAACGACGCGAGAGCCTCAGCAGACTTGCCCGTAGTGCCTTGCACTGTGCCGAGTAGCAGATTATAGAGGGGCTGCTCTTGAAGGGAGAAGTCAAGGGTCAGGGCCTGTTCCAGAGCCCGGCTGGCGAGCTTCACATCCCCCATGTACTGGCATATCTGACTGGACAGCAGGAAGGCttccggcagcggctgctcctGAACAAGCAGCGTGCTCTTGAGCAGGTTCTGTGCCTTGCGCACTTCGCCCGTGACGAACCACACCTTGGCCAGCATTAGTTGCGCCTCCATGCAGGCCGGCAGGTGCTGCACAAGGAACTCGAGATGCCGCCCGCACTTTTCGCCGATCACGTCCGTGTGCTTGAACATCGGGTCGGGTGGCTCGTTGCGGCAGTGCATGAGGTATGCATGGGCGACGGCTAGCGCAACGGGGCTGTTGAGGTGCACGTACACTTCCATTCCAGACCCCGCGTGCGCCTTGACGTCGTGCTTGATCGCCTCGGCGGCCTGATCGAGATATCGTAgcaccgccgtctcctcctccatgccgcgccggcgccaccgcagctctGCGTTCAGCATAGAGAGCTCTGCATTGCGCTGCGCGACTGGCTGCAGTTGGTTGCAaaactgcagctgcgtcgccgcctcctccaagTCGCCTTCGCGCAAAAGGCACGCCACGGTCCCTAGCAGTGGAGCCACGGTGTCCGTCAGCATGGCGGCCTTGCGGAACGTCGCCATTGCGGTCTTGTAGTCGTGCCTGTATAGCTGTTGGTACCCCAGCCCGCAGAGCacatcgccgctgcggctctgAAGCGCACACGCCAGCTCTGAAAATTGCGTGGTGATGTTCAACAGGTCCCACCGACCACCCGCCAGGCGGGAGAAGACGAGCGCCAactggtgcagcagcgtcgcatTGCGCGGCTCCTTGGCCCGAACGGCGtcgagcaggcggcgcagccgcaccatcGCGGCATCATAACGGGTGTCCTTCGCAAGCGCATAGAGCGCCTCGAGTGTGAGGGCCTCGACGTTGTCCTTGTCGCGGGTGAGGATGCGGCGGGTCACCTCTATCGCCTGTTCCCAGTCCTCGGCGTGCATCAGTAGACGCGCCTTGCTCACCAGTGGTGGGATGCTACAGCTTGGGTAAAGCACGATAAGGCGGTCCAACAGGCTCTGTGCCTTCGAGAATTGTGTCTTGCGCTCGAGGAAGGCCACGTAGCCGAGCGCAGCGTTCATGTCAGTCCACTTAGTTGtgccgctaccaccgccaccgggTTTGGTGTCAGCCTGATAAAACGAGTaatgcgcctcctccatctccagcACGCTGGAGAACAGCGTTCcggccttctccagcagcgcaccgcgaCCCGAGAGCAGATCCACCCAGCCACGGATGGTGGCATAGTTTGTGTACTCGTCCCGGTGTGCCATTGTAATCTCATTATCGGTTAACTTGAGCAGGATGTCTCTGGCTGCATTGGTGTCACCGGCTGCCCAgcacagcgcagctgccTGCACCCAGCCACCCAGGTTGTTGGCCACTTCGAAGGTGTCAAGCTTTGACTCCGTCTGCGCCACACCTTCCTGGTCCCGGCTCTGTTTATAAATGAGGTGCATGCCCATGAGTGCTGGtacagcggtggcgcggcgtGACTCGACAGCCTTGTACTCGTGGATGGCGTCGTTTGCCATGCCTTGCCGTTCCAGTGTCAGCGCGTGCCACACGCGAAACATGTGGTCATCTGTGGACTGGATGGTGGACAggcacacctcctccgcatGGCGCCAGTAATTTTCTCGCACATAGAAGAGAAGCAGTGCGTAGTTCGTGCGCAGAATCGTGGCGGTCATCACTGCGGGTATCGGAAGGATAAGggtcgggggaggggcagcagcggctgaagTGATGacgcacggcagcagtgcttcTTCGCAATTTACTCCTCCGCttattttcttctcttctccggCTGAGGTGAGCGATGAACGCTGCGGTGAGGGTCGTCGTCGGGCAGAAATGTGCAGCTCAGTTATGACCAAGGGTTAGACGTCCGTAGGCTGAGGGTGAGGGGCGCGCGGTGGGTGGTGATGACAAGGGCAGTGGATGCATGCACAAGGGAAGGGTGAAGTAGAGTGAAGAGGAGTTACAGCTCAGTACACTCCCTCGCATTTGCGATACGCCAGGCGCCAATCGATACGCCtctcgctgcgtgtgtgagaTTGTCTGTGTAGGGCAGGACCAACGCCCTTCGCCTCAGTACTTGACGACCACCTCACGCATCGCCACTACCAACAGTTCATAGCCGCGCAGACTTAAGTCCGAAAACCTTTGCTCTTTCCATGACGCGATTCCTCAAGAATactgcgctgctctgcaaCACCCGGCAGCGAGGGGCCCTTTATCTCCCAGCGAGCATCTTCCACACCACCTCACATGAGCCTGTAGAGCTGAAGGCCCTCTCCTCAGAAGCACCACGCTCCTGCTAAACAATGCAGCTGACAGAAAACCGCTCAAGTTGGCCAGCAGCGCTCttagcaaaaaaaaaaacaagaaaaacaaccatcaccacacacgtgcccacgcagcaccacagcactgACCGCACGTTCGAANNNNNNNNNNNNNNNNNNNNNNNNNNNNNNNNNNNNNNNNNNNNNNNNNNNNNNNNNNNNNNNNNNNNNNNNNNNNNNNNNNNNNNNNNNNNNNNNNNNNNNNNNNNNNNNNNNNNNNNNNNNNNNNNNNNNNNNNNNNNNNNNNNNNNNNNNNNNNNNNNNNNNNNNNNNNNNNNNNNNNNNNNNNNNNNNNNNNNNNNNNNNNNNNNNNNNNNNNNNNNNNNNNNNNNNNNNNNNNNNNNNNNNNNNNNNNNNNNNNNNNNNNNNNNNNNNNNNNNNNNNNNNNNNNNNNNNNNNNNNNNNNNNNNNNNNNNNNNNNNNNNNNNNNNNNNNNNNNNNNNNNNNNNNNNNNNNNNNNNNNNNNNNNNNNNNNNNNNNNNNNNNNNNNNNNNNNNNNNNNNNNNNNNNNNNNNNNNNNNNNNNNNNNNNNNNNNNNNNNNNNNNNNNNNNNNNNNNNNNNNNNNNNNNNNNNNNNNNNNNNNNNNNNNNNNNNNNNNNNNNNNNNNNNNNNNNNNNNNNNNNNNNNNNNNNNNNNNNNNNNNNNNNNNNNNNNNNNNNNNNNNNNNNNNNNNNNNNNNNNNNNNNNNNNNNNNNNNNNNNNNNNNNNNNNNNNNNNNNNNNNNNNNNNNNNNNNNNNNNNNNNNNNNNNNNNNNNNNNNNNNNNNNNNNNNNNNNNNNNNNNNNNNNNNNNNNNNNNNNNNNNNNNNNNNNNNNNNNNNNNNNNNNNNNNNNNNNNNNNNNNNNNNNNNNNNNNNNNNNNNNNNNNNNNNNNNNNNNNNNNNNNNNNNNNNNNNNNNNNNNNNNNNNNNNNNNNNNNNNNNNNNNNNNNNNNNNNNNNNNNNNNNNNNNNNNNNATCGCGCCCCATCACTCGCACTCAGTATTGTGTTATGGGATGTTGAAAGATAAGAAGGGGGGTTAATGGTGGAGATTAGGGGGAGGCGTGTGagtgagaagaagggagatgAGTAGCGCAGGATGATGTGGAAGGGGCGGCGGAGACTCCAGGGAAGCGTAGAACAGAGGTAGTGGCGCAtgggaggtgtgtgcgtgggagCTCGAAGTTCACATCGGTGAAGAGACTGAGAAGAAATGGGCCGATTATTAGCTGCTCTTTCAGCTATCATGAAACTTTCCCCCGGTGCGTAGCTGTGTGCACGGCTTCTGATGGACAGTAGTGCTTCCGGGAGAGGTCCTCCTGAGCATATCCCCTTAGGTGATCTGCCGTTacgcctcgcctcctccagtgccTGTCAtctgttcctctctctgtgaccGCTCTACACGGCAAGGCTGCATGGAGTAGCGCTGGTGAAATCCACGCAGGTGCCGGCTGAGAGAGTCGTGGTGGTCGCAGGGGGGTACCGTGAGGAGGAAAATGAGATCGAGAGGGGGTGCGAGCACGCCCAGCAGGGGGAGCGGGTCATGAGAAGGCCACCGCCATTAGTGGGCACATGCATGCATACATatataaataaataaataaatataTATGTGTGTCGCGTCTGCGGGAGTACAACGGCAAATGAGTATagggagggaagggtggtggtggtggcgtccGTGATGCCTCAGCCGTGCTATGGTGAATCGGGGCCTCATTGAGCCACTCGTGGGCGCCTTCGCTGAGGAACAAAACACAAAAGgccaaagagaagaaaggcaaaggcgcgtccacacacacacacacatcgagCGCCTGAAGTTCGCCTGAAGGCAATCGCATCTCAGCAGAGCTCGCCTCTACGGAGATGGGGaagcgaggggggaggaggaggaggaggggcgagagGCTCCGCCCGTGCCTGGCCGTCAGCCACCACTGCGCCCCTGCCACTGGAgcggtggtgcgtgcgttgGAAGAGGAGGTAAGGCAAGAAGGTGACAGATACGTCCCTGTTTAAGTGGCTTCTCCAAAGCcagtcgccgccgccgctgcagctgcggtaACCGCAATAGAGGGCACGAAGGAGTggccgccgttgccggcgCTCATCGGCACCGCGGACGCGGCGGGCTgtgacggctgctgcttgggTCCCGGAGCTAAAGGGCTGGATGTGGGTGTTGTGGTTGTCAGGCCGCTCTCTGCGgttgcagcagccacagggTTCGTCGTCGGTTTggccgcaccgctgccattCTTTTTGAGATACTTGTCCGGGGCAAGGGGGCTGTACCCGAGCTGTagtgcctctgcctccatgAGCTCGCGATCAGACGTCACGAGCGTTGCGCGCGGCGTCACAATCACCCACGAGGCCACGAAGGGCGGGGTCAGCCGCACAATGGGGTGGTAGAGCTCGACGTATTGCTGATCTCCCACTCGAGCCTTGTCGCTGGCAAAGCGCTTGTACTCTTCGAAGATGGACACCAACGACCAGCCTtgcaggtggcgcaggcaTGCCACCACAGTGCCAGTGCGGTGCTTGCCCTTATTGCAGTGGATGAGCAGGGGGAGATTGCGGGTATCGCATATGGCGCTGAGGATGCGGTGCATTAGCGGCTCGGAGATGTCGCAGAAGGGCTCTTTGTTCCCCTCTGTTGGGAAGCGCAGGACATGCACGCCGTTCTCCTCACAGAACTTGAGATTGCTCTCAGCGTAGTCCTCTGGGCAGAGGTACAGGATGCTTCGCAGCCGTAGCGCGCTGAGGAAGGAAAAGTTCTTCTTGGTTGGGTAGCCGCTCCGGTATACGCCGGGGCACACCATAGAGAAGTTGATCGTCGGCACGAGGGGCTCTcgtgagggaggggtggtgggcaTCCGATGGAGGTCGCTGTTCTGAGCAAGGCCGCGgtgtcctcttctctcttctgatTTTGGTGTGGCGCCGGCGAGTGCGTCTGCTTGTTTGTGTGAGTGAATACAAAGTGGTGGTGTagtgtgtttgcgtgtggTTGACGAGCAAAGGGAAGTGTGCCACTGCCACGCTTTCACACACCCGCCGTGGGTTGTCAGTGagggggcgaggaagagggacggagagaaggggaaggagaaggagagaagggggggggaggagagagaagatgtgCACACAGCCTGAGAAAATGGAATGCGGCGAGAGGCGGAAGGTGGACTCTCTGCCCGCTACACGCCTTCTCTTCGGTTAGGTTGCTCAACAATCAGCATCCGcgaggcgctggtgtgccACGCGTGAAGTGGATAGGGCTGGTGTGAGCCACCGCCAAAAATATACACAGGTGCACCTAGTCACGCATGTCCACGAAAGTATCGTATCACCACACAACGACCCCCGCCCCTCACCCACATCACCCACGACCCTGCACTGTCGTTTCTTCTCACTCCCCTTCTACTTGCCCCCTTAGAAGAAGTTGTCGAGGGCGTGTAGTCGAGAAGCCgccatcagctgctgcttgtcgTCCTTccccgctgttgctgcgttCACTGTCGAGGAGGTCGGCATATCGGCGAAGAGATCGTCCATCACACTGCGAGGAGCCGGCGCCACGGCAACAGCAGGTATCGGCGTGAGTGCAAAGGCCCTGCATGGCGATGCTGCTTTCACTTCATCTGGCATCGTCGGCGGCGCAAGTGGTGCGCCGGTGCTCCaagtgccaccgccgccgctatcAGCGGTCTGTGTCATCATCCTCTGAGTCGCAGCGccctgcagtggcgctggCAGCCCATTCTCCAGCACCAATGGTAGCTGGACACACCACAAGTTCTCCACCTCGCGGTGGTGCGACGTCGAGCTACGGAGACTAGCACTGTCGCTGGCAGAGGGTGCCGGTAACGGAGCGGCTGCATGGGACAACGGCGACGAGGCCGCcacagaggcacgcacaggcgctacttggtgctgctgtgcatctCCACCCGAATGTCCACCTGACGCGGCAGGGTCCGCAGAGGGGTAGTCCTGCGGGGCGCCGCTGGTGAAGGCACACCATACCGACGACGTCGACGTCTCCATCGACAAGGCTGTCGTGGTTGTCGGCGGTGGGGCGGTGGACTGCGGTGGCGCGGGGAACAGGCACAGCGAATCTGGAGGGATTGATGTCTCCGCCGGGTTCTCAGCTCCCGGGTGCAGCGGGAGTCGTGACCGTGTGGACGAGGCAGAAGGCGACGCAGAGGATACAGGCGGCTTCGCTGGGCGCGGGGGCGACTGGTGCAATGCGGCGCGCATCGTACGGACTTCGCCTTCACGCCACATGTTCATGGACGACGGACACAAGTACCCGACTCGCATGAAGGCCGCCGCGGACCTGGCGGCCAGAGCGTCCTCACCGTTGCTCGCCGATGAGCATTCTGCGCTGCCTGGCGCGGTAGGGCGCAGTAGCGGCTGGTACGCATCAAACTCGTGCACGATATCGAGCGGTAGGGCACGGCAAATGTCGAGAGACACGCCTGCCATCGCCTGCAGACCTCCATCACGAcatggtgcagcagcgctactgCCGGCCTTGTCCGGACCCCCGATTGAGTCACCGCCGGTACGAGTGATGAGGTCAACCCTTGCCGACTCGATCCCCGGCCCACTCCCATacgtgctgccactgccaccgccgagACCCGCCGCTCGCCCCACGTTGGCCCCGTTAGGCAATGTGAAGTCCATGTTGAGTgcgatgtgctgctgttgctgttgctgtcggGCCCACTTGATTCGCTCCGGCGGTGGCTTACAGGTGGTGAGGAATGCATGCGCATTGTGGTGACGGCGATGGTAACGGCGGCCGCCCCCACTACCAGGAGCACCAcctgcttcgctgctgctgctgctcttcatgGAGGTGTTCTCCGAGTATGGGGTGGTGGCGAAGGACTGCGGGGTTTTTGACAGCTgcgaaaagaggggaacGCTGAAGTTATGTAGGcaggcgatggcagcggggAGGTAAACAGACTGCGGTTCCCGCGCGCGTCCGCTGGTGCTGTAGCCATGCTTCACCACCTTCGCGACCTTGGAGAAGAATCCACGAAGActaccactaccaccaccaccaccaccacccctgctgctgccgctgctatGCACTCCAGGCCCGCTCCCGCCATGAGGCGCATGGGTTGCGTCGGCATCAGCAACTTCCACAGGGTCATTGTTGCTGTCGTTGTGGCCCCCGGCAAGAAATCGGATGGCGCCAGGCACACTCACCGATGATGAGGGACCGCGTCGGTTCGAGAACCACCGCGTCACCACAGAAGTGTACACGAGTCCGACCGCGTCCACGGAGGCCATGTCGGGGTATAACTCCGCGTAGTGTAGGCGCGCCCGGCTGCACAAGAGGGCGAAGAACGCCAGGGAGCGGACATTGGTGAGGAGAGGATGGCCTCCCTCGCCAACACGCGTGTGAGGAACCCCAGAGAAGACGCGACGCAGCCCCACCTGCTCTGCGGCCAAGACAGCGCACTCGAACTGCTTAAAAATGTGCGTCTGGGCAACGCGCTCAGCCAGGGTGTAGTTCTGGTTCATGCCGGGCACCAAGAACACTGACGACTCCATGGCTGTGGTGCGACGCTGTTCACATCCACCAGCGCCGTTGCCGAGTGTCGTCGTGGATAGCCCTCGGCGGTACGCCCCTGTGAAGCGCTCCACCACATAGCCGAAGACACCCGCCTGCACTTGCCAAAGTTCGCTGGGAGACAACACGGGGAATTGTGGGgtgtgggcagcagcgaaggacgtcgccgacggcgcagcgTCTCCGGCGAAGGAGTGCGAGTAGGACTTTGCAAGGGCCTCCGTGATGGAGCGCAACGGAGAAGTGTCGTtgccgtcgtcatcgccgGCGTGCGCCGCGGTGAGTCCACCACTGCTCCCTTCGGTGTCGCTGCAGTTGCTTCGATTTTCGAAGCTGTCGTTCAGCGTGCTGGCGACGGAGACATTGCAGCAGAGGTCAGTGGCCGTGATTGCCTGCCGCAGTCCCCGTGCGAGGCGTGCCGCCAGTGACTCGAGGGCCTCCAGTCGGGCGTGCATATGCTGTGCCACTGCCTCCAGGCTGTGCCGGAAGAGACGACGCTTGTCGACGCTcaccaggcggcgcagctggtcTCGCAGATCGTCGCTGAAGGCAGGTAGAAGgtccagcggtgctgcgctcaTAACGTTCGACTCCGCCACGGCGCGCAGGTTGCTGCGAACGGCGCTGTACAGAGCGCTGACGCTTTGGTTCTCGTCGGGCTTGTAGTTGTGCGACGCGATTTCACGGAGGTTCACGTGCGCGCGACTCGCCCATGCGttgacggcgccgcggcttGCTGGCGCCGGTGTTGCCGACCCGTCCGACGGGTCAGTTGATGGCAGAGAATTTGCCTGCGAGAACCGCATTACTGGATCCTCTGGGCATACACCGACGCAGCCGGTTCGAGCGTCGGCAATCCAGAGCCGCAACGCGCGTTTGTCACTGCGGTTGTAGTCGCTGGCGCTCATGCCTGCCTCGACTTtcggggaagaagagaggaggatgagaTAGGGTtggatggcggcggtgctgccgagcaGGAAGCCGCTGCTTTCCTTCCACTGCGAGGATGGCGCCGGGGAAAGCGACTTACCCGACGGCGCTCGTTGTCCCG
Proteins encoded in this window:
- a CDS encoding tyrosine phosphatase, putative (TriTrypDB/GeneDB-style sysID: LpmP.04.0520), translated to MPTTPPSREPLVPTINFSMVCPGVYRSGYPTKKNFSFLSALRLRSILYLCPEDYAESNLKFCEENGVHVLRFPTEGNKEPFCDISEPLMHRILSAICDTRNLPLLIHCNKGKHRTGTVVACLRHLQGWSLVSIFEEYKRFASDKARVGDQQYVELYHPIVRLTPPFVASWVIVTPRATLVTSDRELMEAEALQLGYSPLAPDKYLKKNGSGAAKPTTNPVAAATAESGLTTTTPTSSPLAPGPKQQPSQPAASAVPMSAGNGGHSFVPSIAVTAAAAAAATGFGEAT
- a CDS encoding hypothetical protein (TriTrypDB/GeneDB-style sysID: LpmP.04.0510) yields the protein MTATILRTNYALLLFYVRENYWRHAEEVCLSTIQSTDDHMFRVWHALTLERQGMANDAIHEYKAVESRRATAVPALMGMHLIYKQSRDQEGVAQTESKLDTFEVANNLGGWVQAAALCWAAGDTNAARDILLKLTDNEITMAHRDEYTNYATIRGWVDLLSGRGALLEKAGTLFSSVLEMEEAHYSFYQADTKPGGGGSGTTKWTDMNAALGYVAFLERKTQFSKAQSLLDRLIVLYPSCSIPPLVSKARLLMHAEDWEQAIEVTRRILTRDKDNVEALTLEALYALAKDTRYDAAMVRLRRLLDAVRAKEPRNATLLHQLALVFSRLAGGRWDLLNITTQFSELACALQSRSGDVLCGLGYQQLYRHDYKTAMATFRKAAMLTDTVAPLLGTVACLLREGDLEEAATQLQFCNQLQPVAQRNAELSMLNAELRWRRRGMEEETAVLRYLDQAAEAIKHDVKAHAGSGMEVYVHLNSPVALAVAHAYLMHCRNEPPDPMFKHTDVIGEKCGRHLEFLVQHLPACMEAQLMLAKVWFVTGEVRKAQNLLKSTLLVQEQPLPEAFLLSSQICQYMGDVKLASRALEQALTLDFSLQEQPLYNLLLGTVQGTTGKSAEALASLQRAYDTVKSAVTTSSSGKPMQSLSVPELVTLYLQLAQAQLRVRDVDAARTTLMEAAFKFRDSTQVGRVAIAQAMLAARTDVDKSIELLRQVPSKSEFYIAAHSQLGKLFLTQKHNVAMYIRCFQEMAEAAPSAPSYVALGEAYATVQEPEQAIAAYEKAKALSPSSNELSVRVGRALVAAHDYAKAIQYYQDALMSDPHLSTVRTDLAMLQWRLGRIDAARETIMLSPVYDLSSTSGTEAGLAPSVVAGSEETAGTAIERINLYLLLYKVLRDQPWTVPLSAQGTADTGGDGDAALTALLRARSLQQRLLEQQLRAETANVSAEQRVVMSGICTELGVRCMYSTPAPPPASIIMTDKKIEAAAALAIQSAVAVRLTNAREYLREAITYDESNERAHLESAQLCYRTKDTDGCERHCKTVLHMAGGSTSNAEAVILLANLYSQQGRPEDAREMFEGLLKKTPQHYEALVYYLVLLYHAGQLTEAKDALDRAAAAVPAGQRVDPGLSYARGLYEHFCNSNAEALRHFNLARLPADNPWCTRALVRMIRIYLVPTTQDLWVRSASPAAAAASSPTQQQQHRKSLPSNKSSSAALPMGAVTGGTDLHDSIRYAEQLLLLLPVYSEERRILQAYCAMATRRPEELDTALHLFLECIVAAETGGVSGTKARSGATAGEERHSSGNHNKSAVAGAAKPSRHVGNSDSEDDDEDLQLLASMHEAAAQRVSGSGNSTATLAFALQCTVVHPAAFLGLAITLFVSGQETAARNVLARLLESKNVVTRVQAVMPADQNKGDASSNDTAAPSAPVIISPPIAIINCSEDDTVERAMLLQAYMDTQVSQLEDARFVLRQVLTANQSCGAGWNALGMIYERQKKHKEASRCYQKAWELVQESDPAVGYKLGFNYLRGGEPVKAIDVCKRVLAHHATYPRIEADVMDVAYSMLRP